One window from the genome of Penaeus monodon isolate SGIC_2016 chromosome 2, NSTDA_Pmon_1, whole genome shotgun sequence encodes:
- the LOC119579473 gene encoding uncharacterized protein LOC119579473, translating to MVFDVHDFIANPSVEILNSANPCKDDFIYMARHWGINYQKEATKAQLKDLIIEHLQELHEPQAYPLENIDLDTSNPSQLLEIEKLRFQITQAKILSEERLSRAREEERERERQFQREREENQRRHELQMMEMKVKSQGNFDFEISKCIKLTPVFAEDNPEGFFREFETIAKHFKWPEEHWVWLIKPKLSGKALKVCENLNDNTDYEEVKCAILAAYSITTEGYRQAFRNMNKSSSQTYVEFASEKLRAFRRWIKSASVNNFDHLCNLVVLEEFKRKVPYSVMIHLTDKEENDLHEAAKAADVFSLVHRSIPGEKRKANIVKSSVGFKYMENNSSGQYRPNTQISTLYCKFCKKEGHLIKNCPHPKCKVAKEAKDYNFTKPVATTNFTNKLFQEDPFKAFRSRGHVFSNSGGNRYPIDIVRDTACAQSLVLKSALPDIESCLTGEKVWLEFIEGCAPKQLAEIHLDCDMVKGPVTVGVVDKIPIPNASFLMGNDLAGDLIIPELRVTDTPLLYNNTTELEMEQPYLFPGCAVTRSKAKNNGDESLASFKPNLVNHDNQPVTKKITDNLISNMMTPEKLIEAQKCDESLIRCHNEACDGTVVKSPSFYYKDNVLMRFYRPPNLSVNDSWSEKHQIVLPQSIRKSVMEIAHEGFGGHLGIRKTCQKILNDFFWPGLKQDVTKHINSCHVCQVAGKPNQTIPPYPLQPIQVPCEPFQKIIIDCVGPLPKTTKGNQYILTVMCPTTRYPEAFPLKNISAKSICKNLVHMFTTFGIPQEVQSDRGSNFTSELFSKVLQELGIKQTLSTAYHPESQGALERWHQTLKSMLRKFCLENQKCWDEGKCNVIKHDIELVPGTLPIRQAPYRLNPEKKQQMREEVNYLLQNGLAVPSSSPWASPCLLVPKEGGQLRMCTDYRRLNVVTIPDSYPLPRVDDLIDAVGQSKYLSKIDLHKGFYQIMLTEKRVMNFTLQGLDGVQVYLDDILILSETWSQHLESLSCVLQKLQDANLTISYPELPSSKHSEIPHALPWHGAPLTRLTSQKVSFSWTSECQRAFEKLKQFLSSDPVLAAPNFQKPFILHTDASDIATGAVLLQEDDEGVLHPVAYHSAKLSKHQLAYSTIEKEFLGIITAIKKFECYLYGGAHPVQIFTDHNPLTFLEKNKYSNQRLLRWSLSLQPYHLQVQHIKGRDNIIADALSRP from the exons ATGGTTTTCGATGTTCATGATTTCATAGCCAACCCTTCAGTGGAAATCTTAAACTCGGCAAATCCTTGTAAAGATGATTTCATATACATGGCTAGACACTGGGGAATCAATTATCAGAAAGAGGCCACTAAAGCTCAACTTAAAGATCTTATAATAGAACATTTGCAAGAGCTGCATGAACCACAGGCTTATCCTCTTGAAAATATTGACCTTGATACTAGTAATCCTTCACAATTACTAGAAATAGAGAAATTAAGATTTCAAATAACACAAGCTAAGATTTTAAGTGAGGAAAGACTATCTAGAGCTAGAGAagaagagcgtgagagagagagacagtttcaaagggaaagagaagaaaaccaaAGAAGACATGAACTTCAAATGatggaaatgaaagtaaaaagtcAAGGGAATTTTGATTTTGAGATTAGTAAATGTATAAAGCTAACTCCTGTATTTGCAGAAGATAATCCTGAGGGTTTCTTTAGAGAGTTTGAGACCATAGCCAAACATTTTAAGTGGCCTGAGGAACACTGGGTTTGGTTAATAAAGCCAAAACTGTCAGGTAAAGCTCTGAAAGTATGTgaaaatcttaatgataatactgattatgaagAAGTAAAATGTGCTATTCTAGCTGCTTATTCCATAACCACTGAAGGATATCGGCAGGCTTTCAGGAACATGAACAAATCTTCCAGCCAAACGTATGTTGAATTTGCCTCAGAGAAGCTTAGAGCTTTTAGACGGTGGATAAAGTCTGCTTCAGTCAATAATTTCGATCACCTTTGCAACCTCGTAGTTTTAGAGGAATTCAAAAGAAAGGTTCCATATTCTGTTATGATTCACCTCACAGACAAGGAGGAAAATGACCTCCACGAAGCAGCCAAGGCAGCAGATGTGTTTTCTTTAGTCCATCGTAGTATaccgggggagaaaagaaaagcaaatattgTAAAGTCATCTGTAGGTTTCAAATATATGGAGAATAATAGCAGTGGACAGTATCGGCCTAATACCCAGATATCTACCCTGTACTGTAAATTTTGCAAAAAGGAGGGTCATTTAATTAAAAACTGCCCACATCCAAAATGTAAGGTGGCAAAAGAAGCAAAAGATTACAATTTTACAAAACCTGTGGCTACTACTAACTTTACTAATAAACTGTTTCAGGAAGATCCATTTAAAGCATTCCGATCAAGGGGTCACGTGTTCAGCAATTCGGGTGGTAATAGATATCCAATAGATATTGTCAGAGACACGGCTTGCGCACAATCACTCGTACTGAAGAGTGCTCTGCCAGATATTGAAAGCTGCTTAACAGGTGAGAAAGTCTGGCTTGAGTTTATTGAAGGATGTGCTCCTAAACAGCTTgctgaaatccacttggattgtGATATGGTAAAAGGACCAGTAACGGTTGGTGTTGTAGATAAAATACCGATTCCTAATGCAAGTTTTCTCATGGGTAATGACTTAGCTGGGGacttaataataccagaattaagAGTAACTGACACCcctttactgtataataatacaaCTGAACTTGAAATGGAACAGCCATATCTTTTTCCTGGCTGTGCAGTAACAAGATCCAAAGCAAAGAATAATGGGGATGAATCTTTAGCTTCTTTCAAACCTAACTTGGTAAACCATGATAATCAACctgtaacaaagaaaataactgatAATTTAATTTCAAACATGATGACACCAGAAAAGTTAATTGAAGCACAGAAATGTGATGAATCTCTTATAAGATGTCATAATGAAGCTTGTGATGGTACAGTTGTTAAATCTCCTAGTTTTTACTACAAAGATAACGTACTGATGAGATTCTATCGACCTCCTAATCTGTCTGTAAATGATTCATGGTCTGAGAAACATCAGATTGTCCTGCCACAGTCTATTAGAAAGAGTGTAATGGAGATCGCTCATGAAGGTTTTGGTGGACATCTCGGGATCAGGAAAACTTGTCAGAAAATCTTAAATGATTTCTTTTGGCCTGGACTTAAACAGGATGTCACTAAGCACATAAATTCATGTCATGTGTGTCAAGTAGCTGGGAAGCCCAATCAAActattcctccttatcctctccaaCCCATTCAGGTCCCATGTGAACCTTTTCAAAAAATCATCATTGACTGTGTGGGGCCTCtaccaaaaaccacaaaagggaatcaatatatattaactgtaatgtGTCCCACTACTAGGTATCCAGAAGCATTTCCACTTAAAAATATTTCTGCTAAGAGTATTTGTAAAAATCTTGTACACATGTTTACAACTTTTGGTATCCCACAGGAAGTACAGTCTGACAGAGGTAGCAACTTCACAAGTGAACTCTTCTCTAAGGTACTCCAAGAACTGGGTATTAAGCAGACCCTTTCGACTGCATATCATCCTGAGTCGCAAGGAGCCCTGGAGCGTTGGCACCAAACACTAAAATCTATGCTCCGCAAGTTCTGTCTGGAGAATCAGAAATGCTGGGATGAAG GTAAATGCAATGTTATCAAGCATGATATTGAACTAGTGCCAGGTACACTTCCCATACGGCAAGCACCTTATCGTCTTAACCCTGAGAAAAAGCAGCaaatgagagaggaagtgaaCTATCTACTGCAGAATGGCTTGGCAGTACCAAGCTCGTCACCCTGGGCTTCTCCATGTCTACTAGTGCCAAAGGAAGGTGGACAACTTCGTATGTGTACAGACTATAGGCGGCTGAATGTAGTAACTATTCCtgactcttaccccctccctagaGTTGATGATCTCATTGATGCAGTTGGTCAgtctaaatatttatcaaaaattgATCTTCATAAGGGATTTTATCAGATAATGCTAACTGAAAAG CGTGTTATGAACTTCACATTGCAAGGATTAGATGGTGTTCAAGTATACTTAGATGACATTTTGATTCTTTCAGAAACTTGGTCTCAGCACTTAGAAAGTTTGTCGTGTGTTTTGCAGAAATTACAAGATGCCAATTTGACAATAAG CTATCCTGAACTACCAAGTTCCAAACACTCGGAAATCCCTCATGCGCTTCCTTGGCATGGTGCTCCGCTGACGCGTCTGACCAGCCAGAAAGTGTCTTTTTCCTGGACTTCAGAATGTCAGAGGGCTTTCGAGAAGCTGAAGCAGTTCCTTTCTAGCGACCCCGTGTTGGCAGCTCCAAATTTCCAGAAGCCCTTCATACTGCACACAGATGCTAGTGACATAGCTACCGGCGCCGTCCTCCTCCAAGAAGATGACGAGGGTGTTCTACATCCAGTAGCTTACCACTCAGCCAAGCTTTCCAAGCATCAGCTAGCATATAGTACCATCGAGAAGGAGTTTCTTGGAATCATAACTGCAATCAAGAAGTTCGAGTGTTATCTGTATGGTGGTGCTCATCCTGTTCAGATCTTCACTGACCACAATCCGCTGACCTTCCTGGAGAAGAACAAGTACTCCAATCAACGATTACTGAGATGGTCGTTGTCACTTCAGCCTTATCATCTCCAGGTACAACACATCAAAGGGCGTGACAATATAATTGCAGATGCGCTCTCCAGGCCATAA